Sequence from the Acidimicrobiales bacterium genome:
TTCACCAACACCGCCCTCACCGACGACGGTGACATCTGGTGGGAGGGCCTCACCAAGGAGGCTCCGGCACACCTCACCAACTGGAAGGGCGAGGACTGGACGCCCGCGTCGGGCACCCCCGCGGCGCACCCGAACTCCCGCTTCACGGTCTCGGCGAGCCAGGATCCGGCGATCGCCCCCGAGTGGGACGACCCCGAGGGGGTGCCGATCTCGGCGATCCTCTTCGGCGGCCGCCGCGGCAGCGTCGTCCCCCTCGTGCACGAGGCCTTCGACTGGCAGCACGGTGTCTTCCTCGGCTCGATCATGGCCTCCGAGACGACGGCCGCCGCCTCAGGCGAGGTCGGCAAGCTCCGCCGCGACCCCTTCGCGATGCTCCCCTTCTGCGGCTACAACATGGCCGACTACTGGTCGCACTGGCTCGAGGTCGGCGAGAAGGTCGACGCGGAGAAGCTGCCCCGCATCTTCTACGTGAACTGGTTCCGAAAGAGCGAGGACGGCCGCTACCTGTGGCCCGGCTTCGGCGACAACTCGCGCGTCCTCGAGTGGATCTTCGACCGCTGCGCCGGCCGCGCCGAGGCGCAGAAGTCGGCGATCGGCCTGCTGCCGGCTCCCGGTGCGATCAACGTCGAGGGCCTCGACGTCTCCTCGGACGACCTCACCGAGCTGCTGCGGGTCGACGTCGAGCAGTGGCTGGCCGAGCTCCCTGCGATCGGGGAGTACTACGACCGCTTCGGCGAGCGGATGCCGACGCAGCTGCGCGACGAGCTCGAGGAGCTCGACGACCGGCTGCGCGCCAACTAACGCCCGCCGGTAAAGGATCAGCCCTCGCGCACCGGCGAGGGGCTGGGGCTGCGACGCGTCGCCGCGCCCGAGACGAGGGAGAGCAGCGCGAGCAGGCTCGCCGCGGCGACGACGCCGTCCCCGACGCGCACCGGGAAGGGGATGAGCACCGCGATCACCGCGGCGAGCACCCAGGCGAGCTGCAGTCGCGTCTCCAGCCGGCCGAAGGTCCTTCCGAGCTGGGCCGGGGGGACGGCCCGCTGCAGGATCGAGTCGAGCGCCGGTTTCGCCGTCGTCGGCGCGACGCCGGCGACGAGGGCGAGGAACGCCTGCGCGCCGAGGTCGCCGGCGATCCCCGCGGCGAGGCTCCCGGCCACGAGGGCCCCGAGCGCGCAGAGCACGATCTGGCGCTCGTCGAGGCGACGGCGAAGGAAGGGCACCCCGAGCGAGCCGACGAGCGAGCCGACGCCGCTCGCGACGAGGAGCAGGCCGAACCACAGCGCGCCCGCATGCGCCCGCCGCAGCGCGAAGGCGAGGAAGAAGGTCGAAAAGCCGAGGGTGGCGCGGATCACGGTCATCGCGTTCGCCATCGCGAGCACCCCCGAGAGGCGCGCACGGCGCTGCGCCGCCCGCTCGCCCGCCGGTGCTGGCGCGGCGGGCGGGGCGGGCACCTCGGCGTCAGCGCGCGGGCGGGGCAGCCGCAGCGACGCGACCGTGCCGGCGACGAAGAGGACCGCCGCGAGGCGCAACCCCCAGGCGGCTCCGATCTTCAGCAGTGCGATCCCGAGGGGCAGCACCGCGAAGCTGGCGAGCGACGCGAGCACGGCGAGCTTCGCGTTCGCGTTCGCGAGGTCGTCGCCCTCGAGGACGACCTCGGGGACGAGTGCGGCGCGGGCGACCAAATAGAGCTTCCCGAGGACGAGCACCACGAAGGCCTCGGGGAAGAGCAGCAGGTCGTGGATGTTGCGTGCCATCGCCAGGCAGGCAAGGGCCGAGAGGGCGCTCGCGATCGCGACGCTCGCGCGCCGCGCGCGCCGGCCGCGGTCGAGCAGGGGGCTGAGCGCCGGCCCGGCGAGCGCGAAGGGCGCGATCGTGAGCAAGAGGTAGAGGAGGACCTTGCCCTTCGCCGCGTCGGGCGAGATCGAGAAGAAGAGCGAGCCGGCGAGCGAGATGGTGATCAGCCCGGTCCCTGCCGCCTGCAGGCTGTGCACCACCGCGAGGCGCCCGAAGGGGCGGCGCTGATCGAGCAGCGCGAGCAACGCCGCGCGCGCCACCTCGGTCCCCCGACGGAACGGCGCGCGATCCACCATCGCCGATGGTACGGGGGCGGGGGGGGCGGTGCCGACGATTCGCCCTTTGCGGACGCGCTCGCTACCTTTCCGATTCATTACAACCGGGAGTCGAGATGACGGTTCGTGCCTTCGTGCTCATCAAGACCGAACTCGGTGCCGCGGCCGACGTCGCCCGTCGGATCCGACAGGTCCCGGGAGTGGTGAACGCCTCGGACGTCACCGGGCCCTACGACGTGATCGCGGAGGCCGAGGCGATCACCGTCGACGACCTCGGGCGGATGGTCGTCGGCAGGGTGCAGCAGATCGAGGGGATCACCCGCACCCTCACCTGCCCCGTCATCCAGCTCTGAGCAGGCAGCCGGGCCCCGCCGCGACGGGTGCGCTCAGCGGCCCCGTCGCCTGAACATTCTCCGCCAGCCGCTCTCGCGGCGGTGCTCCGCCGCTTCGACCTCGGCGCGGATCTCCGGGCCGGCGGCGTTCACGATGTCCTCGGCGGCGTCGAGCAGCGAGGCGATCTCCTCGGGTGCCTCGTCGGGCTCGTCCTCGACCGCCGGCTCCACGAGCGAGCCGTGCGTCCATCCCGCGTCGGCGAGGCGGCGCTCGTAGCGGGGGCAGTCCGCGGGGCAGCGCCAGGGCGCCTCGGGCGCGAGGTCGAGCACGCACAGGCGCGCCACCTCGCCCGAGGCGTAGGTCCGGGACTGGTAGTGCTTGCACTCCTCGCGCATCGGCACGGCGCTGCTCCTTTGGCCACGCGCTCCACGCAACCCTCCGGGGTAGCACAGGGGCCCGCGGGGCAATTTTACCTGCACTCGGCGCAGCGCCCGCTGCGCGCCGCGCGGAAGCCTTCACCGCACGAGCACGGAGGACGACCCTGCCTATGCTGGCCGGACGCGATCACGACGACCGCCCCAGGACAAGGAGCCGCAGTGAGCTTTGCCGACCAGTTCCTCGCGGAGAGCGCCGAGGTCCTGAAGGCGGTGGACACCGGGGCGATCGAGCGTTGCGCGACGGGCCTCGCCGCCGTGCGCGAGCGGGGCGGCAGGCTCTTCATCCTCGGCGTCGGCGGCTCCGCCGGCCACGCCTCGCACGCCGTCAACGACTTCCGGAAGATCTGCGGCTTCGAGGCTTACACGCCGACCGACAACGTCTCCGAGCTCACCGCGAGGGCCAACGACGAGGGCTGGGAGACGACGTTCTCCGAGTGGCTCGACGGGTCGCACCTGCGCGAGGACGACGGGGTGCTCGTGTTCTCGGTGGGCGGCGGCGACCGGGAGCGGGGCGTCTCCGCGAACCTCGTGAAGGCGCTCGAGCTCGCCCGCGAACGGGGCGCGGCCATCTACGGCATCGTCGGACGCGACGGCGGCTACACCGCGACCGTCTCCGAGGCTTGTGTCCTCCTCCCGCCGCTCTACCCCGACCACATCACCCCGCACACCGAAGGGCTCTGCGCGGTGATCTGGCACCTGCTCGTCAGCCATCCAGCCCTCGCCCGCGTGCCGACGAGGTGGGAGTCGCTGCGTTGAGCGGATCGC
This genomic interval carries:
- a CDS encoding Lrp/AsnC ligand binding domain-containing protein, with product MTVRAFVLIKTELGAAADVARRIRQVPGVVNASDVTGPYDVIAEAEAITVDDLGRMVVGRVQQIEGITRTLTCPVIQL
- a CDS encoding MFS transporter, yielding MVDRAPFRRGTEVARAALLALLDQRRPFGRLAVVHSLQAAGTGLITISLAGSLFFSISPDAAKGKVLLYLLLTIAPFALAGPALSPLLDRGRRARRASVAIASALSALACLAMARNIHDLLLFPEAFVVLVLGKLYLVARAALVPEVVLEGDDLANANAKLAVLASLASFAVLPLGIALLKIGAAWGLRLAAVLFVAGTVASLRLPRPRADAEVPAPPAAPAPAGERAAQRRARLSGVLAMANAMTVIRATLGFSTFFLAFALRRAHAGALWFGLLLVASGVGSLVGSLGVPFLRRRLDERQIVLCALGALVAGSLAAGIAGDLGAQAFLALVAGVAPTTAKPALDSILQRAVPPAQLGRTFGRLETRLQLAWVLAAVIAVLIPFPVRVGDGVVAAASLLALLSLVSGAATRRSPSPSPVREG
- a CDS encoding SIS domain-containing protein, which produces MSFADQFLAESAEVLKAVDTGAIERCATGLAAVRERGGRLFILGVGGSAGHASHAVNDFRKICGFEAYTPTDNVSELTARANDEGWETTFSEWLDGSHLREDDGVLVFSVGGGDRERGVSANLVKALELARERGAAIYGIVGRDGGYTATVSEACVLLPPLYPDHITPHTEGLCAVIWHLLVSHPALARVPTRWESLR